The genomic stretch TCCAGATGAGGAGTCGAAGAGTGTGGTGAAAGATATTAACGAAAAGTCGGTTGATCTTCTGTTCGTGGGAATGGGAGTTCCTCGTCAGGAGAGATGGATTTACGCGAATCTCCCTCAATTGGAAGTGAAACTTGCTATGGGAGTGGGAGGTTCTATTGATGTTATTTCTGGTAAGAAAAGACGAGCTCCAATGTGGGTTCAGAGAATGAATCTCGAGTGGTTGTATCGTTTTCTTCAATCTCCAATGAGTAAGCGAAAAGTTCCAGTACAAATTGCAAAGTTTGTATTTTTGGTTCTGAAGGAAAAGTTAAAAGGTGAAAAATAAAGGCTCTTTATCAAAGAGCCTTTATTTTTAAATGGGAGGTGTCTTCTGTGGAATTGGAAGGAGCTGTTACCAGAATTGGTGGATGGAGATGGTTTTTACTAGCTCTGCAACACTTCGTGGCCATGTTTGGGGCGACTGTCTTGGTTCCTCTCATAACTGGACTCGATCCACTTGTAGCACTCCTCACCGCAGGTATAGGAACTCTCATCTTCCATTTTGTAACAGGTGGTATCGTGCCGGTTTTCCTCGGATCTAGTTTCGCGTTCATTGCTCCTATTCTTGCTGTAAAAGAAATCTACGGAGATCTTGCTTACGCGACAGGAGGAATTTTTGTAGCAGGTCTTTTTTACGTTCTCTACGCTCTGATAGTGAAAATCGTAGGTCCTGAGAAAATAAAGAGACTTCTTCCTCCCGTTGTCACCGGCAGCATGATTATGGTAATTGGACTCACACTCAGCCCCGTTGCGATTCAAATGGCATCCAATGACTGGCCACTCGCTCTCGTTGTCATAGCCACGGTGGTTTTTGTTGCCACTATGACGAGGGGTTTCTTCAGCATGATACCTGTGATAACAGGAGTGGTAGTTGGATACGTGATTGGATTGTCTATGGGAAAAATAGACACCACTCCGATTATAAACACACCTTTTTTCAGTGTGCCCAAGATTATGCTTCCCAAGTTCGATTATGGTGCGATATTCATGATAGTGCCGGTTACTCTCGCTACTTTCATGGAGCATCTTGGTGATATTACTACGAACGGTGCGGTTGTTGGAAAGAATTTCTTCGACAATCCAGGATTACACAGAACACTTCTTGGAGATGGACTTGCCACCGCCGTCGCAGGTTTTCTGGGAGGACCCGCTAACACTACTTACAGTGAAAATACAGGAGTTTTGGCACTCACGAGAGTTTACGATCCTTCGGTTCTCAGAGGAGCGGCGCTCGTTGCCATATTCGCTGCGTTCATTTCTAAATTTGGTGCGATTTTACAGACGATACCTCAAGCGGTTATGGGAGGGGTGAGTCTCATACTGTTTGGGATGATCACTTCTGTTGGTGTGAGGACAATGGTGAACGCAAAAGTCGATTTCTCAAAACCCAGAAATCTCATGATAGCTGCTCTAATGCTCACAATTGGTATAGGAGGAGCGGTTTTGAAAGTGGGAAGAGTAGAGCTTAAAGGAATTGGTCTCGCAGCTTTAGTAGGGATCGTTCTCAATTTGATACTTCCAAGAAGAGATTGATA from Thermotoga sp. KOL6 encodes the following:
- a CDS encoding uracil-xanthine permease family protein, with protein sequence MELEGAVTRIGGWRWFLLALQHFVAMFGATVLVPLITGLDPLVALLTAGIGTLIFHFVTGGIVPVFLGSSFAFIAPILAVKEIYGDLAYATGGIFVAGLFYVLYALIVKIVGPEKIKRLLPPVVTGSMIMVIGLTLSPVAIQMASNDWPLALVVIATVVFVATMTRGFFSMIPVITGVVVGYVIGLSMGKIDTTPIINTPFFSVPKIMLPKFDYGAIFMIVPVTLATFMEHLGDITTNGAVVGKNFFDNPGLHRTLLGDGLATAVAGFLGGPANTTYSENTGVLALTRVYDPSVLRGAALVAIFAAFISKFGAILQTIPQAVMGGVSLILFGMITSVGVRTMVNAKVDFSKPRNLMIAALMLTIGIGGAVLKVGRVELKGIGLAALVGIVLNLILPRRD